The following are from one region of the Treponema denticola genome:
- a CDS encoding ABC transporter permease encodes MKFFLREIKYYSIGMFYSLDGMFWTLLYPILMAGLFFTIFSAVGNSDTGKIEIGIEKDNPVYYPLKFTGMFNTKIIDEASANEMLRTKKIKAFVEADQSLRLSEDGLSQTITKTVLDQMKQIEALNIPMKSFEYGKNYIESKNEKMSLSIILFYSLLAMVSIYTMFGSIEIAVKIQGNISKIGARICTTPIKRFYSYLAGIIFYIIFNLTANLIYISFVLFVLKISFIADFKITLLLLIYANFFGAALGLFIGSTPIGDILSKNMICVFTSLFLAFLSGMMGPEVKMSIEKTIPILGTINPIALFTTNLYNINILGEYNAVPLFFIVYTIGIIILLSLSFINSRKVQYDSL; translated from the coding sequence GAAATAAAATATTATAGTATCGGCATGTTTTATTCTTTAGACGGAATGTTTTGGACGCTTTTATATCCTATCCTTATGGCTGGACTGTTCTTTACAATATTTTCGGCCGTAGGTAATTCCGATACCGGTAAAATAGAAATCGGAATTGAAAAAGACAATCCTGTTTATTATCCGCTTAAATTTACAGGAATGTTCAATACAAAAATAATAGATGAGGCATCAGCAAATGAGATGCTCCGTACAAAAAAAATAAAAGCCTTTGTTGAAGCCGATCAATCTTTGAGGCTGAGCGAAGACGGATTATCTCAGACAATAACAAAAACCGTGCTGGATCAAATGAAACAAATCGAAGCCCTTAATATTCCAATGAAGTCTTTTGAATACGGTAAAAACTATATTGAAAGTAAAAACGAAAAAATGAGTTTGAGCATTATCTTGTTCTATTCTCTTTTGGCAATGGTTTCGATTTATACAATGTTCGGCTCGATAGAGATAGCTGTGAAAATACAGGGTAATATTTCAAAAATCGGAGCAAGAATTTGTACAACTCCCATTAAACGCTTTTATTCTTATCTTGCAGGAATTATATTTTATATTATCTTTAATCTTACAGCCAATCTCATATATATTTCCTTTGTGCTCTTTGTTTTAAAGATATCTTTTATTGCCGATTTTAAAATTACTCTTTTGCTCTTGATATATGCGAATTTTTTTGGAGCAGCTCTCGGCTTATTTATAGGCTCAACGCCTATTGGAGATATTCTGTCAAAAAATATGATATGTGTTTTTACAAGTCTTTTTTTAGCTTTTCTATCCGGTATGATGGGGCCTGAGGTAAAAATGTCTATTGAAAAAACAATACCGATTTTAGGGACAATAAATCCTATAGCTCTTTTTACTACCAACCTTTATAACATAAATATTTTGGGAGAATATAATGCAGTACCGTTATTTTTTATTGTCTACACAATAGGTATCATAATTCTTTTATCTCTTTCATTTATTAACTCAAGGAAGGTGCAATATGATAGTTTATAA
- a CDS encoding ABC transporter permease — translation MIVYKNFLRLICTKVISTIIYVVIFLFISFMTLKSQNSQVSEFAETPLTVNIIDRDGSELSKHLISYLKSKHDVIIIDEKGKTNEEILRKLKKDISLQRIHAGIIINKNMEENVMSGKKALITFKDDRKKSGFYMDLQLNTYLTFAASVKKTQGYFDFQRIEKALQVNTKVNKISFQKNTSVNIWFKIFFNFLGWIVFSVVLNSVGWAMFELNNERLKMRNNVSPVSTFRFVCENFLAQLTIVIFILSILIGFAIITNITRLENIPLLLYTFNALMYTAVILSLTFMLNSFLKKGSVMGILGTVLPLSMAFISGIFVEQELLPDFIVNISRLFPTYYYIRANEFTQVNLSIDWKNIGMLFLFLFLYFTVGTYFSKLGRSQSKIEFAQQ, via the coding sequence ATGATAGTTTATAAAAACTTTTTAAGATTAATTTGTACAAAAGTAATAAGTACTATTATTTATGTTGTTATTTTTTTGTTTATCAGTTTTATGACATTAAAGTCTCAAAATTCTCAGGTAAGCGAGTTTGCAGAAACACCTTTAACCGTAAATATAATCGATAGAGACGGTTCAGAATTATCGAAGCATTTAATTTCTTATTTGAAGTCAAAACATGATGTTATTATCATAGACGAAAAAGGTAAGACCAATGAAGAAATTTTACGCAAGTTAAAAAAAGATATTTCTCTGCAAAGAATACATGCTGGGATTATTATAAATAAAAATATGGAAGAAAATGTAATGAGCGGTAAAAAGGCCCTTATAACTTTTAAAGATGACAGAAAAAAATCGGGCTTTTATATGGATTTACAGCTTAATACATATTTAACCTTTGCCGCAAGTGTAAAAAAGACTCAAGGATATTTCGATTTTCAGAGAATCGAAAAAGCTCTTCAAGTAAACACAAAGGTGAATAAGATTAGTTTTCAGAAGAACACTTCGGTAAATATTTGGTTTAAAATATTTTTTAACTTTTTAGGATGGATAGTTTTTTCTGTTGTTCTTAATTCTGTAGGCTGGGCGATGTTCGAGTTAAATAACGAACGCTTAAAAATGCGGAATAATGTTTCTCCGGTATCGACTTTTCGCTTTGTTTGTGAAAACTTTTTGGCTCAATTAACGATAGTAATTTTTATTCTTTCAATATTGATAGGTTTTGCTATTATTACAAATATAACGAGATTGGAAAACATCCCTCTTTTATTATATACATTTAATGCCTTAATGTACACGGCTGTTATTTTAAGTTTAACTTTTATGCTTAATTCTTTTTTAAAAAAAGGCTCTGTTATGGGTATACTCGGTACGGTTCTGCCTCTTTCGATGGCCTTTATTTCGGGTATCTTTGTTGAACAAGAATTGCTTCCCGATTTTATTGTAAATATCTCCCGCCTTTTCCCGACCTATTATTACATAAGGGCAAACGAATTTACTCAAGTTAATTTATCGATTGATTGGAAAAATATAGGAATGCTCTTTTTATTTCTATTTCTCTATTTTACGGTAGGAACCTACTTTTCAAAATTAGGAAGGTCTCAAAGCAAGATAGAATTTGCTCAGCAATAA
- a CDS encoding CC/Se motif family (seleno)protein, with product MNVRVEDSARDKIKEKNATSVYCALQMCASUGGTRLEPTVYVGVPNNIGNFDKLEDNGITVYVKKGTPSVNGTLTITVGTFLWFEKLMVEGMI from the coding sequence ATGAATGTTAGAGTTGAAGATTCTGCGAGAGATAAAATCAAAGAAAAAAATGCAACCTCGGTTTATTGTGCACTTCAAATGTGTGCATCTTGAGGCGGTACGAGATTAGAACCGACCGTGTATGTCGGCGTGCCCAATAATATCGGTAATTTCGATAAATTGGAAGACAACGGAATTACCGTTTACGTTAAAAAGGGAACCCCCTCTGTTAACGGAACTTTAACTATTACCGTCGGAACATTTTTATGGTTCGAAAAGCTGATGGTTGAAGGAATGATTTAA
- a CDS encoding PIN domain-containing protein, with amino-acid sequence MKVLIDTNVILDVLLNRASFVQDAIAVLELTCGNIQAYVSASAITDIYYIAYKELRDKIRVKNLIKTLLQIITVADISDKEIMSAIDSDWADFEDSLQNAVAESHDCSMIITRNISDFNGSNLQIISPKDFIVQFTH; translated from the coding sequence ATGAAAGTCCTAATTGATACAAATGTCATACTGGATGTGTTATTAAATAGAGCTTCATTTGTACAAGATGCTATTGCTGTATTAGAACTTACATGTGGGAATATTCAGGCATATGTTTCTGCATCGGCGATTACGGATATTTACTATATAGCTTATAAAGAATTGAGGGACAAAATCAGAGTTAAAAACCTTATAAAAACTCTTCTACAGATTATAACAGTGGCAGATATTTCCGATAAGGAAATTATGTCAGCAATCGACTCAGATTGGGCTGATTTTGAAGATTCTTTACAAAATGCAGTAGCTGAATCGCATGATTGTAGTATGATTATTACCAGAAATATATCTGATTTTAATGGTTCGAATTTACAAATAATTTCTCCAAAAGACTTTATAGTCCAATTTACTCATTAA
- a CDS encoding ABC transporter permease, whose protein sequence is MRILLFARRNTKEVLRDPINLFFGLGFPIILLILLSIINNAIPPEAENPMFEIRDLAPGLAMFGSVFMALFSGMLLSKDRTSSFLMRLFTSPMTSVDFILGYTLPMLAMTIVQAAITLLAAGAFGLEITIHFLFAVIVTALTSLLFVGTGLLFGSLMNDKAVGGVCGALLTNVAGWLSGVFIPIDLIGGAFKKITNILPFYHSAEAIKSTLSGNFGHAFSHLTVVMIYTLVIFVLAIIVFQRKMNGEKV, encoded by the coding sequence ATGAGGATACTTTTATTTGCAAGAAGAAATACAAAAGAAGTTTTGCGAGACCCCATAAATCTCTTTTTCGGTTTGGGATTTCCTATCATATTGTTGATTCTTCTATCCATTATTAATAATGCCATTCCGCCTGAAGCCGAAAATCCTATGTTTGAAATAAGAGATCTTGCTCCCGGCTTAGCGATGTTTGGGAGTGTATTTATGGCATTATTTTCCGGTATGCTGCTATCAAAAGACCGTACTTCATCTTTCTTAATGCGCCTGTTTACTTCTCCTATGACTTCCGTAGATTTTATTTTGGGCTACACTTTGCCTATGCTGGCTATGACAATAGTACAGGCTGCGATAACCTTATTGGCGGCAGGAGCTTTTGGTCTTGAAATAACTATTCACTTCCTGTTTGCGGTGATTGTGACAGCTTTAACCTCTCTACTGTTCGTGGGAACAGGACTGCTCTTCGGCAGTCTTATGAATGATAAAGCAGTCGGAGGAGTTTGCGGAGCCTTGTTAACAAATGTCGCCGGATGGTTATCCGGAGTATTTATTCCGATTGATTTAATAGGCGGAGCTTTTAAAAAAATAACAAATATCCTGCCATTTTATCATAGTGCGGAAGCAATAAAGTCGACCTTAAGCGGTAATTTCGGTCATGCCTTTTCTCATCTGACTGTTGTAATGATCTATACACTAGTCATCTTCGTTCTTGCTATTATTGTCTTTCAACGTAAAATGAACGGTGAGAAAGTATAA